The Spirochaetota bacterium genome segment GTCCGTCATTTGAACACCTCGATCGCGGTGTCGGGGCACATGAGGGCGCAGGTCTTGCAGCCGGTACAGCGCTCCTCCTGCTCCTTGTCGAACTCGGCGGGGAAATAGCCCTGCTTGTTGTGTTCGCCGGATTTTTTTATTATGGTGCGCGGGCAGAATTCGATGCAGAAATAACAGCCCTTGCATCTCTCGAAATCTATGGTTATGTGCGCCATCGTTGCCCTTCGAAGCCTCTCTTTTTACGCTTCCGCGGCCCTAGCCATGAATCCATAAAATAAAGCGCGGGGCCCCCCCAGTGTCAATAAAAAACCCCCCGGGAGGACATTTTTTGGACCGTAATCGACGTATATAATAGAAGAGGCCCGGGGCGCGCGGGGCGCAGATACTACCGGTCATTCATGGAAGGCTGTTCAGCTATTAATACGTACCCGGCCGCATTGA includes the following:
- a CDS encoding 4Fe-4S dicluster domain-containing protein, which gives rise to MAHITIDFERCKGCYFCIEFCPRTIIKKSGEHNKQGYFPAEFDKEQEERCTGCKTCALMCPDTAIEVFK